The Streptococcus oralis Uo5 genome includes a window with the following:
- a CDS encoding MIP/aquaporin family protein, which yields MMKELFGEFLGTLILILLGNGVVAGVVLPKTKSNNSGWIVITMGWGIAVAVAAFVSGKLSPAHLNPAVTLGVALKGDLPWASVFPYILAQFAGAMVAQILVWLQFKPHYDAEENAGNILATFSTGPAIKNTVSNLVSEILGTFVLLLTIFALGLYNLQAGLGTFAVGTLIVGIGLSLGGTTGYALNPARDLGPRIMHSLLPIPNKGDGDWSYAWIPVVGPIIGAALAVLVFSLF from the coding sequence ATGATGAAAGAATTATTTGGAGAATTTTTGGGGACTTTAATCCTTATCCTCCTAGGAAATGGTGTTGTAGCAGGTGTGGTTCTTCCTAAAACCAAGAGCAACAATTCAGGATGGATTGTCATCACTATGGGATGGGGAATTGCTGTAGCCGTTGCGGCCTTTGTATCTGGCAAACTTAGTCCTGCACACTTAAACCCAGCTGTGACGCTTGGTGTAGCCTTAAAAGGTGACCTGCCTTGGGCTTCAGTATTCCCATATATCCTAGCCCAATTCGCAGGAGCGATGGTGGCTCAGATTTTGGTTTGGTTGCAATTCAAACCACACTATGATGCAGAAGAAAATGCAGGCAATATCCTAGCGACCTTTAGTACTGGACCAGCAATCAAGAATACAGTATCCAACTTGGTTAGCGAAATCCTTGGAACATTTGTTTTGCTCTTGACAATCTTTGCCTTGGGGCTCTATAACCTTCAGGCAGGATTAGGGACCTTTGCAGTGGGGACCTTGATTGTCGGTATTGGTCTTTCACTAGGTGGGACAACTGGTTATGCCTTGAACCCAGCTCGTGACCTCGGTCCTCGCATCATGCACAGTCTTCTTCCAATTCCAAACAAGGGAGATGGGGACTGGTCTTATGCTTGGATTCCAGTTGTGGGACCTATCATTGGTGCTGCCTTGGCAGTCCTCGTATTTTCACTTTTCTAA
- the glpO gene encoding type 1 glycerol-3-phosphate oxidase, with translation MEFSKKTRELSIKKMQERTLDLLIIGGGITGAGVALQAAASGLDTGLIEMQDFAEGTSSRSTKLVHGGLRYLKQFDVEVVSDTVSERAVVQQIAPHIPKPDPMLLPVYDEDGATFSLFRLKVAMDLYDLLAGVSNTPAANKVLSKEEVLERQPNLKKEGLVGGGVYLDFRNNDARLVIENIKRANQDGALIANHVRAEGFLFDESGKITGVVARDLLTDQVFEIKARLVINTTGPWSDKVRNLSNKGTQFSQMRPTKGVHLVVDSSKIKVSQPVYFDTGLGDGRMVFVLPRENKTYFGTTDTDYTGDLEHPKVTQEDVDYLLGIVNNRFSEANITIDDIESSWAGLRPLIAGNSASDYNGGNNGTISDESFNNLIATVEAYLSKEKTREDVESAVSKLESSTSEKHLDPSAVSRGSSLDRDDNGLLTLAGGKITDYRKMAEGAMERVVDILKAEFDRSFKLINSKTYPVSGGELNPANVDSEIEAFAQLGVSRGLDSKEAHYLANLYGSNAPKVFALAHSLEQAPGLSLADTLSLHYAMRNELALSPVDFLLRRTNHMLFMRDSLDSIVEPVLDEMGRFYDWTEEEKAAYHADVEAALAQNDLAELKN, from the coding sequence ATGGAATTTTCAAAGAAAACACGTGAATTGTCAATTAAAAAAATGCAGGAACGCACCTTGGATCTCTTGATTATTGGTGGAGGGATTACAGGAGCTGGTGTAGCTTTGCAGGCAGCAGCTAGTGGTCTTGACACTGGATTGATTGAAATGCAGGACTTCGCAGAAGGAACATCCAGCCGATCAACAAAATTAGTCCACGGAGGTCTGCGTTACCTCAAACAATTCGACGTAGAAGTGGTATCAGATACAGTTTCTGAACGTGCGGTGGTTCAACAAATCGCTCCACATATTCCAAAGCCAGATCCAATGCTCTTGCCAGTTTACGATGAAGATGGAGCGACCTTTAGCCTCTTCCGTCTTAAAGTAGCCATGGACTTGTACGACCTTTTGGCAGGTGTTAGCAATACGCCAGCTGCTAACAAGGTCTTGAGCAAAGAAGAAGTCTTGGAACGCCAGCCAAACTTGAAGAAAGAAGGCTTGGTAGGAGGTGGGGTTTACCTTGACTTCCGTAACAATGATGCGCGTCTCGTGATTGAAAACATTAAACGTGCCAATCAAGATGGTGCCCTCATTGCCAACCACGTTAGGGCAGAAGGTTTCCTCTTTGACGAAAGTGGCAAGATTACAGGTGTTGTAGCTCGTGATTTGTTGACAGACCAAGTCTTTGAAATCAAGGCTCGTTTGGTTATCAACACGACAGGTCCATGGAGCGACAAGGTACGCAATCTGTCTAATAAGGGAACGCAATTCTCACAAATGCGTCCAACCAAGGGAGTTCACTTGGTAGTGGATTCAAGTAAGATCAAGGTTTCACAGCCAGTTTACTTTGACACAGGTTTGGGAGATGGCCGTATGGTCTTTGTTCTCCCACGTGAAAACAAGACCTACTTTGGTACAACCGATACAGACTACACAGGTGATTTGGAACATCCAAAAGTGACGCAGGAAGATGTAGATTATCTACTTGGTATTGTCAACAACCGCTTCTCAGAAGCCAACATCACCATTGATGATATCGAAAGCAGCTGGGCTGGTCTTCGTCCATTGATCGCAGGTAATAGCGCTTCTGACTACAATGGAGGAAATAACGGAACCATCAGTGATGAAAGCTTTAACAACTTGATTGCGACTGTTGAAGCTTATCTATCGAAAGAAAAAACGCGTGAAGATGTTGAGTCTGCTGTCAGCAAGCTTGAAAGCAGCACATCTGAGAAGCATTTGGATCCATCTGCAGTTTCACGTGGTTCGAGCTTGGATCGTGATGATAATGGTCTTTTGACCCTTGCTGGTGGTAAAATCACAGACTACCGTAAGATGGCTGAAGGGGCTATGGAGCGCGTGGTCGACATCCTCAAAGCAGAATTTGACCGTAGCTTTAAACTCATCAATTCTAAGACTTACCCTGTTTCAGGTGGAGAATTGAACCCAGCAAATGTGGACTCAGAAATTGAAGCCTTTGCTCAACTTGGAGTGTCGCGTGGTTTGGATAGCAAGGAAGCTCATTACTTAGCAAATCTATACGGTTCAAATGCTCCGAAAGTCTTTGCCCTTGCTCACAGCTTGGAACAAGCGCCAGGACTCAGCTTGGCAGATACCTTATCCCTTCACTATGCAATGCGCAATGAATTGGCTCTTAGCCCAGTTGACTTCCTCCTTCGCCGTACCAACCACATGCTCTTCATGCGTGATAGTTTAGATAGCATCGTTGAGCCAGTTCTGGATGAAATGGGACGATTCTATGATTGGACTGAAGAAGAAAAAGCAGCCTACCATGCGGATGTTGAAGCAGCTCTTGCTCAAAACGATTTGGCAGAACTAAAAAATTAA
- the glpK gene encoding glycerol kinase GlpK, with translation MSQEKYIMAIDQGTTSSRAIIFNKKGEKVSSSQKEFTQIFPQAGWVEHNANEIWNSVQSVIAGAFIESGVKPSQIEAIGITNQRETTVVWDKKTGLPIYNAIVWQSRQTAPLAEQLKNQGYVEKFHEKTGLIIDAYFSATKVRWILDHVEGAQERAEKGELLFGTIDTWLVWKLTDGAAHVTDYSNAARTMLYNIKNLKWDDEILEILNIPKAMLPEVRSNSEIYGKTAPFHFYGGEVPISGMAGDQQAALFGQLAFEPGMVKNTYGTGSFIIMNTGEEMQLSENNLLTTIGYGINGKVYYALEGSIFIAGSAIQWLRDGLRMVENSPESEKYALNSHNNDEVYVVPAFTGLGAPYWNQNARGSVFGLTRGTSKEDFIKATLQSIAYQVRDIIDTMQVDAQTAIQVLKVDGGAAMNNFLMQFQADILGIDIARAKNLETTALGAAFLAGLSVGYWKDLDELKLLNETGELFEPSMNESRKEQLYKGWKKAVKATQVFAEIDD, from the coding sequence ATGTCACAAGAAAAATACATCATGGCTATTGACCAAGGAACTACTAGTTCTCGCGCCATCATTTTTAACAAAAAAGGAGAAAAGGTCAGCTCTAGTCAAAAAGAGTTCACTCAGATTTTCCCTCAAGCAGGTTGGGTTGAGCACAATGCCAATGAAATTTGGAACTCTGTTCAGTCAGTTATTGCGGGTGCTTTCATCGAAAGCGGTGTGAAACCAAGTCAAATCGAGGCAATCGGGATTACCAATCAACGTGAAACTACTGTCGTCTGGGATAAGAAAACAGGGCTTCCTATCTACAATGCTATCGTTTGGCAATCACGCCAAACTGCTCCTCTAGCTGAACAACTGAAAAATCAAGGTTATGTGGAAAAATTCCATGAAAAGACGGGTTTGATCATCGATGCTTACTTCTCTGCTACCAAGGTTCGTTGGATTTTAGACCATGTAGAAGGCGCTCAAGAGCGAGCAGAAAAGGGTGAATTGCTCTTTGGTACCATTGATACTTGGCTGGTTTGGAAATTGACTGACGGCGCAGCTCACGTAACTGATTACTCAAACGCAGCTCGTACCATGCTCTATAACATCAAGAATCTTAAATGGGATGATGAGATTTTAGAAATCCTCAACATTCCTAAGGCTATGCTTCCAGAAGTTCGTTCTAACTCTGAAATCTATGGTAAGACTGCTCCATTCCATTTCTACGGTGGAGAAGTGCCAATCTCTGGTATGGCTGGTGACCAACAGGCAGCCCTCTTCGGTCAGTTGGCCTTTGAACCCGGTATGGTTAAAAATACCTACGGAACGGGTTCCTTCATCATCATGAACACTGGTGAAGAGATGCAGTTGTCTGAAAACAACCTCTTGACAACGATTGGTTATGGTATTAACGGCAAGGTTTACTATGCTTTGGAAGGTTCTATCTTCATCGCAGGAAGTGCCATTCAATGGCTTCGTGACGGTCTTCGCATGGTAGAAAACTCACCAGAGTCTGAAAAATATGCTCTTAATTCTCACAATAATGACGAAGTCTATGTCGTACCTGCCTTTACAGGTCTAGGGGCACCATACTGGAACCAAAACGCTCGAGGATCTGTCTTTGGCTTAACTCGTGGGACAAGCAAAGAAGACTTTATCAAGGCAACTTTGCAATCTATCGCTTATCAAGTACGTGACATCATTGACACCATGCAAGTGGATGCGCAGACAGCGATCCAAGTCTTGAAGGTAGATGGTGGTGCAGCTATGAACAACTTCCTCATGCAGTTCCAAGCTGACATCTTGGGAATTGATATCGCACGCGCTAAAAACTTGGAAACAACTGCCCTCGGTGCAGCCTTCCTGGCAGGATTGTCAGTGGGTTATTGGAAGGACTTGGATGAGTTGAAACTCTTGAACGAGACAGGAGAACTCTTTGAGCCATCCATGAACGAATCTCGTAAGGAACAACTCTATAAGGGCTGGAAGAAGGCTGTGAAAGCAACTCAAGTCTTTGCGGAAATCGATGACTAA
- a CDS encoding helix-turn-helix domain-containing protein, which produces MYLGDLMEKAESGQFLVLSFLLQDSQTTVKEAMEETGFSKATLTKYISLINENALERGLELTIHLEDENLRLSIGAATKGREIRSLFLDNAIKYQILVYLLYHQQFLAHQLAQELMISEATLGRHLASLNQILSEFDLSIQNGRWRGPEHQIRYFYFYLFRKVWSSQEWESHMQKAERKQDIATLEEICGASLSSGQKLDLVLWTHISQQRLRVNACQFQVIEEKMRGYFDNIFYLRLLRKAPSFFAGQHIPLGTEDGEMMIFFSFLLSHRILPLHTMEYILGFGGQLADLLTQLIQEMKKEELLGDYTEDHVTYELSQLCGQVYLYKGYILQDQYRYQTENRHPYLLMEHDFRGTAERIFHILPAFHQGTDLDKKILWEWLQLIEYMAENGGQHMRIGLDLTSGFLVFSRMAAILKRYLEYNRFIAIEAYDPSRHYDLLITNNPIHKKEQTPVYYLKNDLDMEDLAKIRQMLFA; this is translated from the coding sequence ATGTATTTAGGTGATTTGATGGAAAAAGCCGAATCTGGTCAATTTTTAGTCCTTTCCTTTCTGTTACAAGATTCGCAGACAACCGTCAAGGAAGCCATGGAAGAAACAGGCTTTTCAAAGGCGACTCTAACCAAGTACATCTCTCTGATTAACGAAAATGCCTTGGAAAGAGGACTAGAGCTGACCATCCACTTGGAAGATGAAAATCTGCGTCTGTCGATTGGTGCAGCTACCAAGGGGAGAGAGATTCGGAGCTTGTTTCTAGACAATGCCATTAAATACCAAATTTTAGTGTACCTTCTCTATCACCAACAGTTCCTAGCCCATCAACTGGCTCAAGAATTGATGATTAGCGAGGCCACGCTTGGTCGTCACTTAGCTAGTCTAAATCAGATTTTGTCAGAGTTTGACTTATCCATCCAAAATGGTCGTTGGCGAGGTCCGGAGCATCAGATTCGCTATTTCTATTTCTACCTTTTCCGCAAGGTCTGGTCCAGTCAGGAGTGGGAAAGTCACATGCAGAAAGCGGAGAGAAAGCAGGATATTGCTACCCTAGAAGAAATCTGCGGTGCCAGCTTGTCTTCGGGTCAGAAATTAGACTTGGTTCTCTGGACTCATATCAGTCAACAGCGCCTTCGGGTTAATGCCTGTCAATTTCAGGTTATAGAAGAAAAAATGCGGGGGTATTTTGACAATATTTTCTACCTTCGTTTGCTGAGAAAGGCTCCGTCCTTTTTTGCTGGCCAACACATCCCTTTAGGAACTGAGGACGGTGAGATGATGATTTTCTTTTCGTTTCTCCTTTCCCATCGTATCTTGCCCCTTCATACTATGGAGTATATTCTTGGTTTTGGAGGGCAATTAGCCGATTTGCTAACGCAATTGATTCAAGAAATGAAGAAGGAGGAGTTGCTGGGGGACTACACAGAGGACCATGTCACTTATGAACTCAGCCAGCTCTGTGGTCAAGTTTATCTATACAAGGGCTATATTTTACAAGATCAGTACAGATACCAGACGGAGAATCGCCATCCCTATTTGCTGATGGAACATGATTTTAGAGGGACTGCAGAGAGAATTTTTCATATCTTGCCTGCCTTTCATCAGGGAACGGATTTAGATAAGAAAATTCTCTGGGAATGGCTTCAGTTGATAGAGTATATGGCAGAAAATGGTGGCCAACATATGAGGATTGGTCTGGATTTGACATCTGGTTTCCTTGTCTTTTCGAGGATGGCTGCCATTTTGAAACGGTATTTGGAATACAATCGTTTTATTGCCATTGAAGCCTATGACCCCAGTCGACATTATGATTTGTTGATTACCAACAATCCGATTCATAAGAAAGAACAGACTCCGGTCTATTATTTAAAAAATGATTTGGATATGGAAGATTTGGCGAAGATTCGTCAGATGCTCTTTGCTTAA
- a CDS encoding Abi family protein, translated as MEAPVALSWEEQLALFKNRGMTVTDNDIDKIKNISYYRLKEFARPLSTISKNNDKISISYNGVEFKEVITRYYQDKNLRIYLLHAIEKIEVSIKTRISYVLGKNYGAFGYLNFSSWSNRRKYTKFQIEKEQFSIKKRLLKIVKRNQSSEMHIEKNLDTDGFPSVWLGIDLLMFGDIVTILEIMSESNLKSISSYYNCTNEELVSWMKCLNFIRNICAHNSNLVDIKLTTKPKIRKYWSKYLYFIESGRDEKIVKKPTNRLSVVIIIIVELVKQINPKYKWKDIQSSIRNLCKENDERAYLLGFNSLESAKNITLLIKNETRPKKA; from the coding sequence ATGGAAGCACCTGTAGCTCTGTCGTGGGAGGAACAACTAGCTCTATTTAAAAATAGGGGAATGACTGTAACTGATAATGATATTGATAAAATTAAGAATATTAGCTATTATCGGTTAAAAGAGTTTGCAAGACCCTTATCTACCATCTCAAAAAACAATGATAAAATTTCGATTTCATATAACGGAGTGGAATTTAAGGAAGTGATTACACGCTATTATCAGGATAAAAATCTTAGGATTTATTTACTTCATGCTATTGAAAAAATTGAAGTATCAATAAAAACACGGATTTCGTATGTGTTAGGTAAAAATTACGGTGCGTTTGGTTATCTAAATTTCTCCTCGTGGTCAAATCGTAGAAAATATACAAAATTTCAAATTGAGAAAGAACAGTTTTCAATTAAAAAAAGACTATTAAAAATAGTTAAACGTAATCAGTCTTCGGAGATGCATATTGAAAAAAATTTGGATACCGATGGGTTTCCATCCGTTTGGCTAGGGATTGATTTGTTAATGTTCGGAGACATTGTTACAATACTGGAAATTATGAGTGAATCTAATTTGAAGTCAATATCTTCCTACTACAATTGTACTAATGAAGAACTCGTTTCTTGGATGAAATGTCTTAATTTTATAAGAAACATCTGCGCCCATAATTCAAATCTAGTTGATATTAAATTAACAACTAAACCCAAAATACGTAAATATTGGAGTAAATACCTTTATTTTATTGAAAGTGGTAGAGACGAAAAGATTGTTAAAAAACCAACAAATCGACTATCTGTTGTGATTATAATAATCGTCGAACTTGTCAAACAAATAAATCCTAAATATAAATGGAAAGATATACAATCGAGCATACGAAACCTTTGTAAGGAAAATGATGAACGGGCCTATTTATTGGGATTTAACTCTTTAGAGTCAGCTAAAAATATAACACTATTAATAAAAAATGAAACTAGACCAAAAAAGGCTTAA
- a CDS encoding adenine-specific methyltransferase EcoRI family protein: MAGSLHNAKKAKNDEFYTRYKDVAEEMGHYREHFRDKVIYCNCDDPTQSNFWRYFHNNFASLGIKKLIATHFQEDSEPSYALIYEGGDDFNMEAGNIETIYGDDEYTAGDFRSEDSINYLKEADIVVTNPPFSLFREYISQLMEHQKKFIVIGNKNSVTYKEIFPLIQNNQIWIGARSMNSDFWLYVPEGADYEKLDEDGKKVKHIMGCWFTNLDLQKRHDGLWHVGDVFDQTKAHKYYEGFESKYPKYDNYDAINIDNVKDIPIDYDGVMGVPITFINYFNPTEFEIIKFRKGDDDKDLTIDGKPPYFRILVRNLNPISRDEDKGY; this comes from the coding sequence ATGGCTGGCTCACTCCACAACGCTAAAAAAGCCAAAAACGATGAGTTTTATACTCGTTATAAAGATGTTGCTGAGGAAATGGGACATTATAGAGAACACTTTAGAGATAAGGTTATCTACTGTAATTGTGATGACCCAACACAATCAAATTTTTGGCGTTATTTTCATAACAATTTTGCTAGTTTGGGTATTAAAAAACTGATAGCAACACATTTTCAAGAAGATAGCGAACCTTCGTATGCTCTGATTTATGAAGGTGGCGATGACTTCAATATGGAAGCTGGAAATATTGAAACTATTTATGGAGATGATGAGTATACCGCTGGAGATTTCCGGAGCGAGGACAGTATAAACTATCTGAAAGAAGCTGATATTGTTGTGACTAATCCTCCGTTCAGTTTGTTTAGAGAATATATTTCTCAATTAATGGAACATCAAAAAAAATTTATCGTTATCGGAAACAAAAACTCTGTAACATATAAGGAAATTTTTCCACTTATTCAGAATAACCAAATTTGGATTGGTGCTAGAAGTATGAATTCAGACTTTTGGTTGTACGTTCCAGAGGGAGCTGATTATGAAAAATTGGATGAAGATGGAAAAAAAGTAAAGCATATAATGGGTTGTTGGTTTACTAACTTAGATTTACAAAAACGACATGATGGTTTATGGCATGTAGGTGATGTATTTGACCAAACAAAAGCTCATAAATATTACGAAGGGTTTGAGAGTAAATACCCTAAATACGATAACTACGATGCAATAAATATAGATAATGTTAAAGACATTCCAATTGATTATGATGGTGTAATGGGAGTACCAATAACTTTTATCAATTATTTCAATCCAACTGAATTCGAGATTATTAAATTCAGAAAAGGAGATGACGATAAAGATTTAACAATAGATGGGAAACCTCCATATTTCAGAATTTTAGTTAGAAATCTAAATCCAATTAGTCGTGATGAAGATAAGGGATATTGA
- a CDS encoding GmrSD restriction endonuclease domain-containing protein, which yields MKVRRLRDILDRPFTIRDLASGYTNNDDGATTDAVKGYNGNLNIRPSYQRNSVYNEDKRQAVIQTVLDECPLGIMYWVDLGNGQYEVLDGQQRILAICNYVMGNYSVKSSKFPSSAPQQDFPNLQMNLTDLAEQILDYELDIYVCEGTASEKMKWFHVINTAGEPLNEQELRNSAYTGTWLSDAKQRFSTKTGRGVVLADENPNNDKSEPLLNGNWNRQEYLQTAIKWSSQNDNDNTTNTIEDYMLKHQGDADASELWQNFSAILEWVRGKFISYQNSLKGMDWGTIYKEYQSGQLDNNIIKNSASVINEKIAELVNDDEVTTKMKGIYQYIIYGDSKYLQLRAFDDKTIKQKYEEQSHHCVYCVDEGNNREYALKELAGDHIIPWSLGGKTVPENCQLLCKKHNSSKGNNY from the coding sequence ATGAAAGTAAGAAGATTAAGAGATATACTTGATAGACCATTCACTATCAGAGATTTAGCTAGTGGGTATACCAATAATGATGATGGTGCTACTACTGACGCTGTAAAAGGATATAATGGTAACTTGAATATTCGTCCTTCTTATCAGAGAAATAGCGTATATAACGAAGATAAGAGACAAGCTGTAATTCAAACCGTTTTAGATGAGTGTCCTTTAGGTATTATGTACTGGGTTGATTTAGGAAACGGACAATATGAAGTTCTCGATGGTCAACAACGTATTTTAGCTATTTGTAATTATGTTATGGGGAATTACTCTGTAAAATCAAGTAAATTTCCATCCAGTGCTCCACAACAAGATTTCCCAAATCTTCAGATGAACCTAACTGACTTAGCAGAACAAATTCTTGATTATGAGTTAGACATATATGTTTGTGAAGGAACTGCTTCCGAAAAAATGAAATGGTTTCATGTTATCAATACAGCAGGCGAACCATTAAATGAGCAAGAATTAAGAAACTCTGCTTATACAGGAACTTGGCTTTCTGATGCTAAACAAAGATTTTCAACAAAGACTGGACGTGGCGTTGTACTTGCTGACGAGAATCCGAATAACGATAAATCAGAACCACTATTAAATGGTAATTGGAATAGACAAGAGTATCTACAAACTGCTATTAAATGGTCTTCACAAAATGATAATGACAATACTACAAATACAATAGAAGATTATATGTTGAAGCATCAAGGAGATGCAGATGCTTCTGAATTATGGCAAAATTTCTCTGCCATACTTGAATGGGTTCGCGGAAAGTTTATAAGCTATCAAAACAGTTTGAAAGGGATGGATTGGGGGACAATCTACAAAGAGTATCAATCAGGACAGTTAGACAACAACATCATTAAAAATAGTGCTTCTGTCATTAACGAAAAAATTGCAGAGTTGGTAAATGATGATGAAGTCACAACTAAAATGAAAGGGATTTATCAGTACATCATTTATGGAGATTCCAAATATCTCCAACTTAGAGCTTTTGATGATAAAACCATCAAGCAAAAATATGAAGAACAGAGCCATCACTGCGTTTATTGTGTTGATGAAGGAAACAACAGGGAGTACGCTCTTAAAGAACTAGCAGGCGACCATATTATACCATGGTCTTTAGGTGGAAAAACTGTCCCTGAAAATTGCCAACTATTATGCAAAAAACACAACTCTTCAAAAGGGAACAACTATTAA
- the hslO gene encoding Hsp33 family molecular chaperone HslO, translated as MDKIIKTISESGSFRAFVLDSTETVRTAQEKHQTQASSTVALGRTLIASQILAANEKGNTKLTIKVLGTSSLGAIITVADTKGNVKGYVQNPGVDIKKTATGEVLVGPFVGNGQFLVITDYGTGNPYNSMTPLISGEIGEDLAYYLTESQQTPSAVGLNVLLDKDDKVEVAGGFLLQVLPGAKEEEIARFEKRIQEMPAISTLLESDDHIEALLKAIYGDESYKRLSEEEIRFQCDCSKDRFMNALASLPNSDLEEMKEEDHGAEITCQFCQTTYNFDENDLEELIRDKS; from the coding sequence ATGGATAAAATTATTAAAACTATATCAGAAAGCGGTTCTTTTCGTGCTTTCGTCCTTGATAGCACGGAAACCGTCCGCACTGCTCAAGAAAAACATCAAACTCAAGCCAGTTCAACTGTTGCACTTGGTCGTACCCTTATCGCTAGCCAAATTCTCGCAGCTAATGAAAAAGGAAATACCAAGCTAACGATTAAAGTTCTTGGAACCAGCTCTCTCGGTGCCATCATCACGGTCGCAGATACTAAGGGAAATGTCAAAGGCTATGTGCAAAATCCCGGTGTAGATATCAAAAAAACTGCAACGGGTGAAGTCCTAGTCGGTCCTTTTGTCGGCAATGGTCAATTTCTCGTTATCACAGACTATGGTACTGGAAATCCTTACAACTCCATGACTCCTCTCATCTCTGGAGAAATCGGTGAAGACTTGGCCTACTACCTGACAGAAAGCCAACAAACTCCTTCAGCAGTCGGCCTCAATGTTCTTTTAGACAAAGACGACAAGGTCGAAGTTGCCGGTGGTTTTCTTCTCCAAGTATTGCCAGGAGCAAAGGAAGAGGAGATTGCTCGCTTTGAGAAACGCATCCAAGAAATGCCAGCTATCTCGACTCTTCTGGAAAGCGATGACCATATCGAAGCCCTTCTCAAGGCCATCTATGGTGACGAATCCTACAAACGCCTATCTGAAGAAGAAATTCGTTTCCAATGTGACTGCAGCAAAGACCGTTTTATGAACGCTCTTGCCAGCCTTCCAAATTCAGACCTTGAAGAAATGAAAGAGGAAGACCACGGGGCAGAAATCACTTGTCAATTCTGCCAAACAACTTATAACTTTGATGAAAACGACCTGGAGGAACTCATTCGTGACAAATCTTAA
- the dusB gene encoding tRNA dihydrouridine synthase DusB, whose protein sequence is MTNLNTPFMIGNVEIPNRTVLAPMAGVTNSAFRTIAKELGAGLVVMEMVSDKGIQYNNEKTLHMLHIDEGENPVSIQLFGSDEDSLARAAEFIQENTKTDIVDINMGCPVNKIVKNEAGAMWLKDPDKIYSIINKVQSVLDIPLTVKMRTGWSDPSLAVENALAAEAAGVSALAMHGRTREQMYTGHTDLETLHKVAQALTKIPFIANGDIRTVQEAKQRIEEVGADAVMIGRAAMGNPYLFNQINHYFETGEILPDLTFEDKMKIAYEHLKRLINLKGENVAVREFRGLAPHYLRGTSGAAKLRGAISQASTLAEIEALLQLDKA, encoded by the coding sequence GTGACAAATCTTAATACACCTTTTATGATTGGCAATGTTGAGATTCCCAATCGTACCGTTTTAGCACCCATGGCTGGTGTCACCAACTCAGCCTTTCGTACTATCGCAAAAGAGCTTGGTGCAGGACTTGTTGTCATGGAAATGGTCTCTGACAAGGGAATCCAATACAACAATGAAAAAACCCTTCATATGCTTCATATCGATGAAGGCGAAAACCCCGTTTCTATCCAACTTTTTGGTAGTGATGAAGACAGCCTCGCACGCGCAGCAGAATTCATCCAAGAAAACACCAAGACCGATATCGTTGATATCAACATGGGCTGTCCAGTTAACAAAATCGTGAAGAACGAAGCTGGCGCTATGTGGCTCAAGGATCCAGACAAGATCTACTCTATCATCAACAAGGTCCAATCTGTCCTTGATATCCCCCTCACCGTCAAAATGCGTACAGGCTGGTCTGATCCATCCCTAGCCGTGGAGAATGCCCTCGCAGCTGAGGCTGCAGGTGTCTCTGCTCTCGCTATGCATGGCCGTACCCGCGAACAAATGTACACAGGTCACACAGACCTCGAGACCCTACACAAGGTTGCTCAAGCTTTGACCAAGATTCCATTTATCGCCAATGGTGACATCCGTACGGTACAAGAAGCCAAACAGCGTATCGAAGAAGTCGGGGCTGACGCTGTCATGATTGGTCGCGCTGCCATGGGAAATCCCTACCTCTTCAACCAGATCAATCACTATTTTGAAACAGGAGAAATTCTCCCTGACTTGACTTTCGAAGACAAGATGAAAATTGCCTACGAGCACTTGAAACGCTTGATTAACCTCAAAGGAGAAAACGTAGCCGTTCGTGAATTCCGCGGTCTTGCTCCTCACTACCTCCGGGGAACATCTGGCGCTGCTAAACTTCGTGGAGCCATTTCCCAAGCCAGCACTCTGGCAGAGATTGAAGCCCTCTTGCAATTAGATAAAGCTTAA